From Xiphophorus maculatus strain JP 163 A chromosome 12, X_maculatus-5.0-male, whole genome shotgun sequence, the proteins below share one genomic window:
- the bmp2k gene encoding BMP-2-inducible protein kinase isoform X3, giving the protein MKKFSRMPKSESGGLGGASGTSSSSGVSSYFGKVFAVGRYQVTVEELVAEGGFSVVFLARTHSGVRCALKRMYVNNVPDLNIYKREITIMKELSGHKNVVRYLDSTISFVSDSVWEVLILMEYCKAGQVVKQMNQRLNVGFSEAEVLHIFCDTCEAVARLHQCKTPIIHRDLKVENILLNDQGNYVLCDFGSSTHKVLLPLKDGVTAVEDEIKKYTTLSYRAPEMINLYAGKAITTKADIWALGCLLYKLCFFTLPFGESQVAICDGTFIVPDNSKFSTKLHCLIRYMLEPDQEKRPDIYQVSYFAFKLAGRDCPVPNLSNSPIPTSLPEPLTASEVAAKKSMTKARITDSVGPTETSIAPRQRPKAANSNVLPPLTNTVTPVKMAVPSAPVSNGQKAPTPGSGQPSVQTAPGSQQHRVLQQLQPGDLRLQQLQQQQAVQQQQQQQANAQQLQYLQYQQAVQQSLQLQHQQALLQQQQMMMQPMYQQQVAQAQYAAMLHQYQQAFVQQQQHHHHHQQQQQHPAQQPLPYMSSPLEFQIPLGSYNVATPTAGAGPIAGPSPVETSYTNPSRNPLLATDGITPTSQSSSSSSSVSHPPDMSGWNPFGEDNFSKLTEEELIDREFDMLRAKKPEERTVGVETDPMPPAALPPEDLFGSVPFVANAEQGLPGPDSP; this is encoded by the exons GGGGCTTCTCGGTGGTGTTCCTGGCTCGGACACACAGCGGCGTCCGCTGCGCTCTCAAAAGGATGTACGTGAACAACGTGCCGGACCTGAATATCTACAAGAGAGAAATCACGATCATG AAGGAGCTGTCGGGCCACAAGAACGTCGTCCGCTACCTGGACTCGACAATCAGCTTCGTTTCCGACAGCGTGTGGGAGGTTCTGATTCTCATGGAGTACTGCAAAG CGGGTCAGGTGGTGAAGCAGATGAATCAGCGGTTAAACGTGGGCTTCAGTGAGGCGGAGGTGCTCCACATCTTCTGCGACACATGTGAAGCTGTGGCTCGCCTTCACCAATGCAAGACTCCAATCATTCACAGAGACCTTAAG GTTGAAAACATCCTTCTGAACGACCAGGGAAACTACGTCCTGTGTGACTTCGGCAGCTCCACTCATAAAGTTCTGTTGCCACTAAAAGACGGAGTGACGGCTGTGGAGGATGAGATAAAGAA GTACACGACCCTCTCATATCGGGCCCCAGAGATGATTAACTTGTACGCAGGGAAAGCCATCACCACTAAGGCTGATATCTGG GCGCTCGGATGCTTGTTGTACAAGCTCTGTTTCTTCACACTTCCATTTGGGGAGAGCCAGGTTGCCATTTGTGACGGAACCTTTATTGTTCCAGATAACTCCAAGTTCTCCACCAAGTTGCACTGCTTAATCA GATATATGCTTGAGCCGGACCAGGAGAAGAGACCAGACATCTACCAGGTGTCCTACTTTGCCTTTAAACTAGCAGGAAGAGACTGCCCAGTCCCAAACCTCTCA AACTCTCCCATCCCAACGTCGCTTCCTGAGCCTCTGACAGCCAGCGAGGTCGCTGCTAAGAAGAGCATGACTAAAGCCAG gatAACCGACTCCGTGGGTCCAACAGAAACATCCATTGCTCCCAGGCAGCGGCCGAAGGCGGCGAACAGCAACGTCCTGCCGCCGCTCACCAACACCGTCACGCCTGTTAAAATGGCCGTGCCTTCAGCGCCCGTCAGCAACGGCCAGAAAG CTCCCACTCCTGGATCAGGACAGCCGTCTGTCCAGACGGCGCCCGGCAGCCAGCAGCACCgcgtcctgcagcagctgcagcctggAGATCTGCGcctccagcagcttcagcagcagcaagccgtgcagcagcagcagcagcagcaagctAATGCTCAGCAGCTGCAATACCTGCAG TACCAACAGGCCGTGCAGCAGTCCCTGCAGCTCCAGCACCAGCAGGCtctgctccagcagcagcagatgatgATGCAGCCGATGTATCAGCAGCAGGTCGCTCAGGCTCAGTACGCTGCCATG CTGCACCAGTACCAGCAGGCTTttgtccagcagcagcagcatcatcatcatcaccaacagcagcagcagcatcccgCTCAGCAGCCTCTTCCCTATATGTCTTCCCCTCTTGAGTTCCAGATCCCTCTGGGTTCTTATAATGTTGCCACGCCCACAGCTGGAGCTGGACCCATCGCTGGACCATCACCTGTGGAAACCTCGTACACTAACCCCAG CAGAAACCCCCTGCTGGCCACAGACGGTATCACGCCGACTtcccagagcagcagcagcagcagcagcgtcagTCACCCGCCCGACATGTCGGGCTGGAACCCGTTTGGAGAAGACAACTTCTCCAAACTGACCGAGGAGGAGCTGATCGACCGAGAGTTCGACATGCTCAGAGCAA AGAAGCCAGAAGAGCGAACGGTCGGCGTGGAAACGGACCCGATGCCGCCCGCAGCACTTCCGCCGGAGGATCTGTTCGGCTCGGTTCCCTTCGTGGCCAACGCAG AACAGGGTCTCCCGGGTCCGGACTCGCCCTGA
- the bmp2k gene encoding BMP-2-inducible protein kinase isoform X2 produces MKKFSRMPKSESGGLGGASGTSSSSGVSSYFGKVFAVGRYQVTVEELVAEGGFSVVFLARTHSGVRCALKRMYVNNVPDLNIYKREITIMKELSGHKNVVRYLDSTISFVSDSVWEVLILMEYCKAGQVVKQMNQRLNVGFSEAEVLHIFCDTCEAVARLHQCKTPIIHRDLKVENILLNDQGNYVLCDFGSSTHKVLLPLKDGVTAVEDEIKKYTTLSYRAPEMINLYAGKAITTKADIWALGCLLYKLCFFTLPFGESQVAICDGTFIVPDNSKFSTKLHCLIRYMLEPDQEKRPDIYQVSYFAFKLAGRDCPVPNLSNSPIPTSLPEPLTASEVAAKKSMTKARITDSVGPTETSIAPRQRPKAANSNVLPPLTNTVTPVKMAVPSAPVSNGQKAPTPGSGQPSVQTAPGSQQHRVLQQLQPGDLRLQQLQQQQAVQQQQQQQANAQQLQYLQYQQAVQQSLQLQHQQALLQQQQMMMQPMYQQQVAQAQYAAMLHQYQQAFVQQQQHHHHHQQQQQHPAQQPLPYMSSPLEFQIPLGSYNVATPTAGAGPIAGPSPVETSYTNPRNPLLATDGITPTSQSSSSSSSVSHPPDMSGWNPFGEDNFSKLTEEELIDREFDMLRAKKPEERTVGVETDPMPPAALPPEDLFGSVPFVANAGTGVLQSEPPVDELPTNVQAPVEDAQLVKEPKSGKKNSCKLTDESDSDFESDPPSPKSSEDEEQEEEEALNSEHGDDTEPENLGQRPLLMDSEDEEDEDKHSSDSDCDVSKVKGRSKKPAAVKVANPTASRSPGGRSKQSLITPTVSSDGAEVVDVFGAVPFVGGASPVGPAEGNDIFTKAPFRQVSQEEPAADEFDVFTKAPFSRNVSKSGRSGSQTPPVSPEGTDVFGFSPFQPGHTEPPPTSRSAEDIFQSPFEEPSGLQQRQKQRSLQKLSSRQRKTKQETTAGGSNGKRHHGTPTGGRKTNKPSYRTPEKVRRHKKVGRRDSQSSNEFLSTSDSKENISVDISMAEGKDTMAPLPVDDVLLDPFGAKPFHPQYPGLGDSKPDMSTANGGRIIDDFGAVPFTELVIHSGPQQPVVAPSQPLDLDPFGAAPFPSKQ; encoded by the exons GGGGCTTCTCGGTGGTGTTCCTGGCTCGGACACACAGCGGCGTCCGCTGCGCTCTCAAAAGGATGTACGTGAACAACGTGCCGGACCTGAATATCTACAAGAGAGAAATCACGATCATG AAGGAGCTGTCGGGCCACAAGAACGTCGTCCGCTACCTGGACTCGACAATCAGCTTCGTTTCCGACAGCGTGTGGGAGGTTCTGATTCTCATGGAGTACTGCAAAG CGGGTCAGGTGGTGAAGCAGATGAATCAGCGGTTAAACGTGGGCTTCAGTGAGGCGGAGGTGCTCCACATCTTCTGCGACACATGTGAAGCTGTGGCTCGCCTTCACCAATGCAAGACTCCAATCATTCACAGAGACCTTAAG GTTGAAAACATCCTTCTGAACGACCAGGGAAACTACGTCCTGTGTGACTTCGGCAGCTCCACTCATAAAGTTCTGTTGCCACTAAAAGACGGAGTGACGGCTGTGGAGGATGAGATAAAGAA GTACACGACCCTCTCATATCGGGCCCCAGAGATGATTAACTTGTACGCAGGGAAAGCCATCACCACTAAGGCTGATATCTGG GCGCTCGGATGCTTGTTGTACAAGCTCTGTTTCTTCACACTTCCATTTGGGGAGAGCCAGGTTGCCATTTGTGACGGAACCTTTATTGTTCCAGATAACTCCAAGTTCTCCACCAAGTTGCACTGCTTAATCA GATATATGCTTGAGCCGGACCAGGAGAAGAGACCAGACATCTACCAGGTGTCCTACTTTGCCTTTAAACTAGCAGGAAGAGACTGCCCAGTCCCAAACCTCTCA AACTCTCCCATCCCAACGTCGCTTCCTGAGCCTCTGACAGCCAGCGAGGTCGCTGCTAAGAAGAGCATGACTAAAGCCAG gatAACCGACTCCGTGGGTCCAACAGAAACATCCATTGCTCCCAGGCAGCGGCCGAAGGCGGCGAACAGCAACGTCCTGCCGCCGCTCACCAACACCGTCACGCCTGTTAAAATGGCCGTGCCTTCAGCGCCCGTCAGCAACGGCCAGAAAG CTCCCACTCCTGGATCAGGACAGCCGTCTGTCCAGACGGCGCCCGGCAGCCAGCAGCACCgcgtcctgcagcagctgcagcctggAGATCTGCGcctccagcagcttcagcagcagcaagccgtgcagcagcagcagcagcagcaagctAATGCTCAGCAGCTGCAATACCTGCAG TACCAACAGGCCGTGCAGCAGTCCCTGCAGCTCCAGCACCAGCAGGCtctgctccagcagcagcagatgatgATGCAGCCGATGTATCAGCAGCAGGTCGCTCAGGCTCAGTACGCTGCCATG CTGCACCAGTACCAGCAGGCTTttgtccagcagcagcagcatcatcatcatcaccaacagcagcagcagcatcccgCTCAGCAGCCTCTTCCCTATATGTCTTCCCCTCTTGAGTTCCAGATCCCTCTGGGTTCTTATAATGTTGCCACGCCCACAGCTGGAGCTGGACCCATCGCTGGACCATCACCTGTGGAAACCTCGTACACTAACCCCAG AAACCCCCTGCTGGCCACAGACGGTATCACGCCGACTtcccagagcagcagcagcagcagcagcgtcagTCACCCGCCCGACATGTCGGGCTGGAACCCGTTTGGAGAAGACAACTTCTCCAAACTGACCGAGGAGGAGCTGATCGACCGAGAGTTCGACATGCTCAGAGCAA AGAAGCCAGAAGAGCGAACGGTCGGCGTGGAAACGGACCCGATGCCGCCCGCAGCACTTCCGCCGGAGGATCTGTTCGGCTCGGTTCCCTTCGTGGCCAACGCAG GAACTGGTGTGCTGCAGAGTGAGCCGCCTGTCGACGAGCTTCCTACCAATGTCCAGGCCCCCGTCGAGGACGCTCAGCTGGTCAAGGAGCCAAAATCGGGAAAGAAGAACAGCTGCAAACTCACCGATGAGTCCGACAGCGACTTCGAGTCCGACCCTCCTTCTCCAAAAAGCAGTGAAGAcgaagagcaggaggaagaggaggcctTGAACAGCGAGCACGGTGACGACACCGAGCCAGAGAATCTGGGTCAGAGGCCTCTACTGATGGACTCCGAGGACGAGGAAGATGAGGATAAACATAGCTCAGATTCGGACTGTGATGTCAGTAAGGTCAAAGGCCGCTCAAAGAAACCAGCCGCCGTTAAAGTAGCCAATCCCACCGCTTCCAGGAGTCCTGGAGGGCGGTCTAAGCAGAGTCTCATCACCCCTACAGTGTCTTCCGACGGAGCTGAAGTTGTGGACGTGTTCGGCGCCGTTCCGTTCGTTGGCGGAGCTTCGCCCGTCGGGCCCGCAGAGGGCAACGATATCTTCACCAAAGCGCCTTTCCGGCAGGTCAGCCAGGAGGAGCCGGCTGCTGATGAGTTTGATGTTTTCACCAAAGCCCCGTTCAGCCGGAACGTGTCGAAGTCCGGAAGGAGCGGCAGCCAGACGCCCCCCGTATCTCCAGAAGGCACCGACGTCTTTGGCTTCTCTCCGTTCCAGCCGGGCCATACCGAGCCTCCGCCTACCTCCCGGAGCGCCGAAGACATCTTCCAGTCGCCATTCGAGGAGCCGTCGGGTCTCCAGCAGAGGCAGAAGCAGCGCAGCCTCCAGAAGTTGTCTTCCCGACAGAGAAAAACCAAGCAGGAGACGACGGCGGGGGGCAGCAACGGCAAGCGGCACCACGGTACCCCAACCGGAGGACGCAAAACCAACAAGCCGAGCTACCGCACTCCAGAGAAGGTCCGCAGGCATAAGAAGGTGGGCCGCCGAGATTCTCAGAGCAGCAACGAGTTCCTGAGCACCTCCGACTCCAAGGAGAACATCAGCGTGGACATCAGCATGGCCGAAGGGAAGGACACCATGGCGCCTCTTCCGGTGGACGACGTTCTTCTAGACCCGTTTGGGGCCAAACCCTTCCACCCTCAGTACCCAGGCCTTGGCGACAGTAAACCCGACATGAGCACCGCCAACGGGGGAAGGATCATAGATGATTTCGGGGCGGTTCCCTTCACGGAACTGGTGATCCACAGCGGGCCGCAGCAGCCGGTGGTAGCGCCTTCGCAGCCGCTGGACCTAGACCCTTTTGGAGCGGCGCCGTTCCCCTCCAAGCAGTAA
- the bmp2k gene encoding BMP-2-inducible protein kinase isoform X1, with product MKKFSRMPKSESGGLGGASGTSSSSGVSSYFGKVFAVGRYQVTVEELVAEGGFSVVFLARTHSGVRCALKRMYVNNVPDLNIYKREITIMKELSGHKNVVRYLDSTISFVSDSVWEVLILMEYCKAGQVVKQMNQRLNVGFSEAEVLHIFCDTCEAVARLHQCKTPIIHRDLKVENILLNDQGNYVLCDFGSSTHKVLLPLKDGVTAVEDEIKKYTTLSYRAPEMINLYAGKAITTKADIWALGCLLYKLCFFTLPFGESQVAICDGTFIVPDNSKFSTKLHCLIRYMLEPDQEKRPDIYQVSYFAFKLAGRDCPVPNLSNSPIPTSLPEPLTASEVAAKKSMTKARITDSVGPTETSIAPRQRPKAANSNVLPPLTNTVTPVKMAVPSAPVSNGQKAPTPGSGQPSVQTAPGSQQHRVLQQLQPGDLRLQQLQQQQAVQQQQQQQANAQQLQYLQYQQAVQQSLQLQHQQALLQQQQMMMQPMYQQQVAQAQYAAMLHQYQQAFVQQQQHHHHHQQQQQHPAQQPLPYMSSPLEFQIPLGSYNVATPTAGAGPIAGPSPVETSYTNPSRNPLLATDGITPTSQSSSSSSSVSHPPDMSGWNPFGEDNFSKLTEEELIDREFDMLRAKKPEERTVGVETDPMPPAALPPEDLFGSVPFVANAGTGVLQSEPPVDELPTNVQAPVEDAQLVKEPKSGKKNSCKLTDESDSDFESDPPSPKSSEDEEQEEEEALNSEHGDDTEPENLGQRPLLMDSEDEEDEDKHSSDSDCDVSKVKGRSKKPAAVKVANPTASRSPGGRSKQSLITPTVSSDGAEVVDVFGAVPFVGGASPVGPAEGNDIFTKAPFRQVSQEEPAADEFDVFTKAPFSRNVSKSGRSGSQTPPVSPEGTDVFGFSPFQPGHTEPPPTSRSAEDIFQSPFEEPSGLQQRQKQRSLQKLSSRQRKTKQETTAGGSNGKRHHGTPTGGRKTNKPSYRTPEKVRRHKKVGRRDSQSSNEFLSTSDSKENISVDISMAEGKDTMAPLPVDDVLLDPFGAKPFHPQYPGLGDSKPDMSTANGGRIIDDFGAVPFTELVIHSGPQQPVVAPSQPLDLDPFGAAPFPSKQ from the exons GGGGCTTCTCGGTGGTGTTCCTGGCTCGGACACACAGCGGCGTCCGCTGCGCTCTCAAAAGGATGTACGTGAACAACGTGCCGGACCTGAATATCTACAAGAGAGAAATCACGATCATG AAGGAGCTGTCGGGCCACAAGAACGTCGTCCGCTACCTGGACTCGACAATCAGCTTCGTTTCCGACAGCGTGTGGGAGGTTCTGATTCTCATGGAGTACTGCAAAG CGGGTCAGGTGGTGAAGCAGATGAATCAGCGGTTAAACGTGGGCTTCAGTGAGGCGGAGGTGCTCCACATCTTCTGCGACACATGTGAAGCTGTGGCTCGCCTTCACCAATGCAAGACTCCAATCATTCACAGAGACCTTAAG GTTGAAAACATCCTTCTGAACGACCAGGGAAACTACGTCCTGTGTGACTTCGGCAGCTCCACTCATAAAGTTCTGTTGCCACTAAAAGACGGAGTGACGGCTGTGGAGGATGAGATAAAGAA GTACACGACCCTCTCATATCGGGCCCCAGAGATGATTAACTTGTACGCAGGGAAAGCCATCACCACTAAGGCTGATATCTGG GCGCTCGGATGCTTGTTGTACAAGCTCTGTTTCTTCACACTTCCATTTGGGGAGAGCCAGGTTGCCATTTGTGACGGAACCTTTATTGTTCCAGATAACTCCAAGTTCTCCACCAAGTTGCACTGCTTAATCA GATATATGCTTGAGCCGGACCAGGAGAAGAGACCAGACATCTACCAGGTGTCCTACTTTGCCTTTAAACTAGCAGGAAGAGACTGCCCAGTCCCAAACCTCTCA AACTCTCCCATCCCAACGTCGCTTCCTGAGCCTCTGACAGCCAGCGAGGTCGCTGCTAAGAAGAGCATGACTAAAGCCAG gatAACCGACTCCGTGGGTCCAACAGAAACATCCATTGCTCCCAGGCAGCGGCCGAAGGCGGCGAACAGCAACGTCCTGCCGCCGCTCACCAACACCGTCACGCCTGTTAAAATGGCCGTGCCTTCAGCGCCCGTCAGCAACGGCCAGAAAG CTCCCACTCCTGGATCAGGACAGCCGTCTGTCCAGACGGCGCCCGGCAGCCAGCAGCACCgcgtcctgcagcagctgcagcctggAGATCTGCGcctccagcagcttcagcagcagcaagccgtgcagcagcagcagcagcagcaagctAATGCTCAGCAGCTGCAATACCTGCAG TACCAACAGGCCGTGCAGCAGTCCCTGCAGCTCCAGCACCAGCAGGCtctgctccagcagcagcagatgatgATGCAGCCGATGTATCAGCAGCAGGTCGCTCAGGCTCAGTACGCTGCCATG CTGCACCAGTACCAGCAGGCTTttgtccagcagcagcagcatcatcatcatcaccaacagcagcagcagcatcccgCTCAGCAGCCTCTTCCCTATATGTCTTCCCCTCTTGAGTTCCAGATCCCTCTGGGTTCTTATAATGTTGCCACGCCCACAGCTGGAGCTGGACCCATCGCTGGACCATCACCTGTGGAAACCTCGTACACTAACCCCAG CAGAAACCCCCTGCTGGCCACAGACGGTATCACGCCGACTtcccagagcagcagcagcagcagcagcgtcagTCACCCGCCCGACATGTCGGGCTGGAACCCGTTTGGAGAAGACAACTTCTCCAAACTGACCGAGGAGGAGCTGATCGACCGAGAGTTCGACATGCTCAGAGCAA AGAAGCCAGAAGAGCGAACGGTCGGCGTGGAAACGGACCCGATGCCGCCCGCAGCACTTCCGCCGGAGGATCTGTTCGGCTCGGTTCCCTTCGTGGCCAACGCAG GAACTGGTGTGCTGCAGAGTGAGCCGCCTGTCGACGAGCTTCCTACCAATGTCCAGGCCCCCGTCGAGGACGCTCAGCTGGTCAAGGAGCCAAAATCGGGAAAGAAGAACAGCTGCAAACTCACCGATGAGTCCGACAGCGACTTCGAGTCCGACCCTCCTTCTCCAAAAAGCAGTGAAGAcgaagagcaggaggaagaggaggcctTGAACAGCGAGCACGGTGACGACACCGAGCCAGAGAATCTGGGTCAGAGGCCTCTACTGATGGACTCCGAGGACGAGGAAGATGAGGATAAACATAGCTCAGATTCGGACTGTGATGTCAGTAAGGTCAAAGGCCGCTCAAAGAAACCAGCCGCCGTTAAAGTAGCCAATCCCACCGCTTCCAGGAGTCCTGGAGGGCGGTCTAAGCAGAGTCTCATCACCCCTACAGTGTCTTCCGACGGAGCTGAAGTTGTGGACGTGTTCGGCGCCGTTCCGTTCGTTGGCGGAGCTTCGCCCGTCGGGCCCGCAGAGGGCAACGATATCTTCACCAAAGCGCCTTTCCGGCAGGTCAGCCAGGAGGAGCCGGCTGCTGATGAGTTTGATGTTTTCACCAAAGCCCCGTTCAGCCGGAACGTGTCGAAGTCCGGAAGGAGCGGCAGCCAGACGCCCCCCGTATCTCCAGAAGGCACCGACGTCTTTGGCTTCTCTCCGTTCCAGCCGGGCCATACCGAGCCTCCGCCTACCTCCCGGAGCGCCGAAGACATCTTCCAGTCGCCATTCGAGGAGCCGTCGGGTCTCCAGCAGAGGCAGAAGCAGCGCAGCCTCCAGAAGTTGTCTTCCCGACAGAGAAAAACCAAGCAGGAGACGACGGCGGGGGGCAGCAACGGCAAGCGGCACCACGGTACCCCAACCGGAGGACGCAAAACCAACAAGCCGAGCTACCGCACTCCAGAGAAGGTCCGCAGGCATAAGAAGGTGGGCCGCCGAGATTCTCAGAGCAGCAACGAGTTCCTGAGCACCTCCGACTCCAAGGAGAACATCAGCGTGGACATCAGCATGGCCGAAGGGAAGGACACCATGGCGCCTCTTCCGGTGGACGACGTTCTTCTAGACCCGTTTGGGGCCAAACCCTTCCACCCTCAGTACCCAGGCCTTGGCGACAGTAAACCCGACATGAGCACCGCCAACGGGGGAAGGATCATAGATGATTTCGGGGCGGTTCCCTTCACGGAACTGGTGATCCACAGCGGGCCGCAGCAGCCGGTGGTAGCGCCTTCGCAGCCGCTGGACCTAGACCCTTTTGGAGCGGCGCCGTTCCCCTCCAAGCAGTAA